A window from Kovacikia minuta CCNUW1 encodes these proteins:
- a CDS encoding pentapeptide repeat-containing protein, with product MSTLSSHMAKLLPGADLEDEDLSGQQLQGANLAGAKLTGANLSQATLNGANLEGANLIGCRLVGTDLRASLTGANLMQADLTEADLRGANLRGANLMRSRLSKANFAGAFLSGANLMGVNFQGVDLRGADLRGANLSNANLHGANLTQADLQGALLTEANLEEADLQGANLAGANLAGANLLCAELEKTNLAGTIFAGACTIGTTLDAKTKG from the coding sequence ATGTCCACGCTCTCCTCCCATATGGCTAAACTACTTCCCGGTGCAGATTTGGAAGATGAAGATTTGTCGGGCCAGCAGCTTCAGGGGGCAAACCTGGCGGGGGCAAAGCTGACAGGGGCAAATCTTAGCCAGGCGACGCTAAATGGTGCGAACTTGGAAGGGGCAAATTTGATTGGTTGTCGGCTGGTGGGAACGGACCTGCGGGCAAGCTTGACCGGCGCAAATTTGATGCAAGCGGATCTGACGGAAGCCGATCTGCGGGGGGCGAATCTGCGGGGGGCGAACCTGATGCGATCGCGTCTCAGTAAAGCTAACTTTGCGGGAGCCTTTCTCAGTGGTGCAAATTTGATGGGAGTCAATTTTCAAGGGGTGGATCTGCGCGGTGCTGACCTGCGGGGAGCCAACCTGAGCAATGCCAATCTTCATGGAGCAAATCTAACTCAGGCGGATTTGCAGGGCGCGCTGCTGACTGAGGCAAATTTAGAAGAAGCAGATTTGCAAGGTGCGAATCTGGCAGGCGCAAACCTGGCAGGCGCAAATTTGCTGTGTGCAGAGTTGGAAAAGACCAACCTGGCAGGCACGATTTTTGCGGGAGCTTGCACGATCGGCACCACTCTGGATGCCAAAACTAAGGGCTGA
- the nrdJ gene encoding ribonucleoside-triphosphate reductase, adenosylcobalamin-dependent, whose protein sequence is MVRELEQIRARDLTKSGSAPHQDSASPTGQFPATAPAANPVFYRTYSRRAENKREPWEEVLQRTTGGLVKLGKLTQAETDLIEQMQRELKSLPSGRWLWVGGTAWIEKPENFSGAYNCTSTNVTDWRAFGLMMDLAMMGCGTGAILEPRYINQLPPIRNRLVVKVEGQLGATPASQRQERTQVTIDENQVGIRVGDSRQGWVESYQALLELSTNDRFTGDVQITVNLSDVRAEGEILKGFGGVANPIRLPGLYERCAGILNKALGRQLTSVECCLLIDEAAATVVAGNIRRSAGMRQGASNDEPFAVAKDNLWQQDEQGNWRIDPDRDVLRMANHTRVYHHKPTEQECIDAVRKQFYSGEGAIQYAPEAIARSNKDLLTTLALKTEFLQAYNQGTARNWLQQHYPQMSADELEHRFERYGLNPCGEILGSNFHCNLSEVHLNQLDPLNYQEQEAAFKAGALSVAALLNHHFAEPRYQKSRELDPIVGVSFTGLFDFFVHAFGVEWLRWWEAGRPDTVTGLAFKQKEQEYLSFWRETVNQAVWEYCDRHQLKRPNRCTTVQPAGTKSLLTGASPGWHPPKAQRFIRRITFRKNDPVALACLEYGYSIVPSQSDKDENGNLLNDPFDPRCTEWLVEIPVEVSWANLPGADEIAIEKFSAIAQFDFYMQVQTHYTAHNTSATIELTEAEVEPLAQRIYQAIANDEGYISAALLARFDAPFPRLPFEKIDKTTFEQLQQEVKIRQRTTDFYAALSRYDSGFSLAEGPAGCDSDKCMLPEKKG, encoded by the coding sequence ATGGTTCGAGAGCTTGAACAGATCCGCGCCAGAGACCTGACAAAGAGTGGATCTGCCCCTCACCAGGATTCCGCTTCACCCACTGGTCAATTCCCTGCAACTGCGCCCGCTGCCAATCCCGTCTTTTATAGAACCTACAGCCGCCGGGCTGAAAACAAACGCGAACCCTGGGAAGAGGTACTTCAACGAACCACTGGGGGACTGGTCAAACTGGGGAAGCTGACCCAGGCGGAAACAGACCTGATCGAGCAAATGCAGCGCGAGTTGAAGAGTTTGCCCTCTGGTCGCTGGCTGTGGGTGGGTGGAACGGCGTGGATTGAGAAGCCCGAAAACTTTTCGGGTGCCTACAACTGCACCAGCACCAATGTCACTGATTGGCGTGCCTTTGGGCTGATGATGGACTTAGCAATGATGGGCTGTGGTACAGGAGCCATTCTGGAGCCGCGTTATATCAACCAATTGCCCCCGATCCGTAATCGGCTGGTTGTGAAAGTTGAAGGACAGTTGGGAGCTACACCTGCTTCACAACGCCAGGAACGCACTCAAGTCACGATTGATGAAAACCAGGTTGGGATTCGGGTCGGAGACAGTCGCCAGGGTTGGGTGGAATCCTATCAGGCGTTGTTGGAACTTTCTACAAACGATCGCTTCACCGGAGACGTTCAAATTACCGTGAACCTGAGCGACGTTCGGGCTGAAGGGGAAATCCTGAAAGGGTTTGGGGGGGTGGCGAACCCAATTCGCTTGCCGGGACTGTATGAGCGCTGTGCTGGAATTCTAAACAAAGCCCTGGGACGGCAACTGACCTCCGTCGAGTGCTGCCTGCTGATTGATGAAGCGGCGGCTACCGTGGTTGCTGGGAACATCCGGAGATCAGCGGGGATGCGCCAGGGAGCCAGCAACGATGAGCCGTTTGCCGTCGCCAAAGATAACCTCTGGCAGCAGGATGAGCAGGGTAACTGGCGGATTGACCCCGATCGGGACGTGCTGCGGATGGCAAACCATACCCGCGTTTACCACCACAAGCCAACCGAGCAGGAATGCATTGATGCCGTTCGCAAGCAGTTCTACTCCGGTGAGGGAGCAATCCAGTATGCACCCGAAGCGATCGCCCGTTCTAACAAGGATCTGCTCACCACTCTCGCATTAAAGACTGAATTTCTCCAAGCTTACAATCAGGGAACAGCAAGAAACTGGCTTCAGCAGCACTATCCGCAAATGTCTGCTGATGAGCTAGAGCATCGCTTCGAGCGCTACGGACTTAACCCATGTGGCGAGATCCTGGGTAGTAATTTTCACTGCAACCTCTCAGAAGTTCACCTGAACCAGCTCGATCCGCTCAACTATCAGGAACAGGAAGCTGCTTTTAAAGCGGGTGCTCTATCTGTTGCCGCCCTGCTCAACCATCACTTCGCTGAACCACGCTATCAAAAATCTCGCGAATTAGATCCGATCGTCGGCGTTTCCTTCACCGGACTGTTTGATTTCTTCGTACACGCGTTTGGCGTTGAATGGCTGAGATGGTGGGAAGCAGGTAGACCCGATACTGTAACTGGGTTAGCCTTTAAGCAGAAAGAACAGGAGTATTTGTCGTTTTGGCGTGAGACTGTAAATCAGGCGGTCTGGGAGTATTGCGATCGCCATCAGCTCAAGCGTCCCAACCGTTGCACCACGGTTCAGCCAGCGGGAACCAAATCCTTACTGACAGGAGCCAGTCCGGGATGGCATCCACCCAAAGCCCAACGCTTTATTCGTCGGATCACGTTCCGTAAGAACGATCCGGTAGCGCTGGCTTGCCTGGAGTATGGTTACAGCATTGTGCCTTCCCAATCCGATAAGGATGAAAACGGGAACTTACTCAATGACCCCTTCGATCCGCGCTGTACCGAGTGGTTGGTCGAAATTCCAGTCGAAGTTTCCTGGGCGAACCTGCCTGGAGCGGATGAGATCGCGATCGAAAAATTCTCGGCAATTGCACAGTTTGACTTCTACATGCAGGTGCAGACCCATTACACGGCTCATAACACCAGCGCCACGATCGAACTAACGGAAGCCGAAGTAGAACCCTTAGCCCAGCGGATTTACCAGGCGATTGCCAACGACGAAGGGTATATCAGCGCAGCGCTTCTGGCGCGGTTTGATGCGCCCTTCCCGCGCCTACCGTTTGAGAAGATCGACAAAACTACCTTCGAGCAACTCCAGCAGGAGGTCAAAATCCGCCAGCGTACCACCGACTTTTACGCTGCCCTTAGCCGTTATGACTCTGGATTCAGCCTTGCCGAAGGTCCAGCTGGATGCGACAGCGACAAATGTATGCTGCCGGAGAAGAAGGGGTAA